Part of the Flavobacterium alkalisoli genome is shown below.
CAACCCATATAATAAGGATTTGACGTAATAATACCATTATCTGCCGTAAAGCTGATTGCATCAAGGAAGTTACCCACACTGGCACCACCAACACTCGATACCGACTGTAGTATAAAACGGGTAACAGTTTGCCCTACAGGTACGGTATATGTCCCTGTATTATAACTCCATGCGGTATTCCCTGTTGAAACAGGAGCACCAACGTTTACATAAGGCCCCCCGGGAGGTCCGGCCAATAGCTGACAGGTATCTGTACCCTGACGCCCTCTGTGTGCAAATCCGTAATTAAACACAGTTGCTTGAGGGGTTTGATAATCCTGATAAACTCCCGAAACAACATTGGCATTAAGCTCAATAAACTGTGTACCACTATAGGCAGGTACATTCTCATAATTGGGCTGCTGCCAAAATTCAATCATCTCATCAGAAGCTGTAGTTCTCCATCCCTGTACCACATTATGGTTTACAAAAGTTGGAAAATTAGACCAAACCAAATCCGGCAATTCAAAGTCGTAATTATTAGTCGTTATCAAACACTCCGTCTGATTATTATTTGATGGCGGTGGCGGCGTTGTTACACAAACAAGAAAAGTGTTTATGGTACTTGCCGTTACGGTATTAAAATAAATCCTCACCTTATAAACAGCACCTATAGTAAGCCCTGAAGCGTTTACAACATTATTCTGGCTACAATATAGTTGCGAAAGTGCTGTACAGTCTCCCTCATACACAACGATAACCATAGGTTGTGGTGAGCCCGAAAAATTGGATAACGCAATAGTATGTGATGTAGAAGTTGCCGTAAACTGATACCAGATATCAGCACTGTTAAGTGCCGTACAGGTAGTACCCTGTGTAGAAACTGTAGCTTGCGTAAAGCTGGCAGTACTCCCTGCTGCACAAATTTCTGTAGGATTGACTGTTAATGTAGTTGCCCCAGAACAATCGTCGTTTACAGGTGGCGGGAGCCGTTTTTCATTTAAGTTATAACCGTAATTATAATTGAACAATAAGAGTAAAAGTGCACAAAAGATATAAGTAATTCTTCCCATCATATGGATTTTTAACTAGCTAGTATATAAAAAGGTCCAAATTAATAAATATTCATACTGATTAACACAAAAAAAGGATGAAAATAAATCTATTTGCTATTTCTCTAAAAATTTGACCTTAGTTTTATGATAAAAACATTTAAAAAAAGATAAACCCTACCAATTAAAAATAAGAAAAGCTGCATTGCTGCAGCTTTTCTTATTAATATTTACATGACAGTTTAGTGACTTCCACCTTCTGTAATTGCTTGTTCAATTGTAAATCCGAATTTTTGAGATATTTGAAGCATTATATCATCTATAGCTGATACTGTATATGATGCATCCCAAAAACCATTTTCTCCGGCTAATAGATTCTCCAACATTGTATTTACTTCAGTTCCGTTAAAGTACGGAGCATTTGTATTTGGATTATTAGTAAAACGTAATCCGGCTATAAAACCATAACCTTCAGACAGCGCATGGAAAGCTTTTATTGTTACTACATTATCATCAGAAAGAAGTTGTTTTCCTTCATTTAAATAATATACAGCTCTAACCGCTCCAATTACAGAAAGGTTTTCTTTAATAATTCTTATCTGTTCGTTACGGGTAGTATAGTCTTTATTTATTATAGCTGCCCTACCTTTAATAAATGCATTTTTAATATTATCTGATATACCTTCAAAGTACGGATTACCATTTACAGTATTCATATAGCTTTCCCAAAAATATCTCTTTGTGCTACCATCTGTATTGGTTGTTGTATATCCAAACACATAACCATAAGCTTCATCCCATTTGTGCTCCATGGTAGTGTAATTCTTACCTTCTTCTAAAGTCCCTGCATCATTTGCCGATTTGGTTTCATCAAGTACAGTCTGGCTTAGGTAGTTGTTAAGTGTCTGATCCATAAAACATGCACCCATTAAACCTTTTATAATTGCCTGGTTGATCTCCAAACCCTTACCATTTACAAGTCTTTTACCTGCATCAACAGAACCCATTACACCAGGTGTACCGGTAGTTTCATATTGAGCTGCTACCTCACCCATTTCAGTAAATAAGGCATCAAAAGTCATTTTTATTTCATTAGCTTCAACAGAGTTAGTCGCAAAATAATCTGCAGATGCAGCTGTTTTATTTCTTAACTGTTTTCCCGAAACATTCAAATCTTCTTCAGAAAAAGGATTATTTGTATTTGAGAACATATTAGATACTTTCTCTGAATCGAAAGTAGGATAACCCGCCTGATTTTTAGAATAAGCATCAAATTCTAAAAGCATTTTTATTCTTTGTGTCTGTCCTGTAAAATCTACTGAAGACTCTCCATTTCTTTCAAACACATACTCTGTAGGTACGTTATAAGATGGCCCGCTTACATTATCATCATCGCTTGAACATGACACCAATGATAAGGCGGTAAATGATAAAGCTGAAAATAAAATAGTTCTTAATTTCATGTTTTCTATTCTGAATTAATTGTTTGTTTTTCGGGCACAAAAATAAAACTTTAAAACAATAAAAAAACAATTATTTGTAAATAATCTAAATAAAATGTAGCTCCCGAATTTAAATAACCTCTATTAAAACAAAAAGCCTGAGGTGGTTTCCTCAGGCTTTTTTATCATTTATTTATTATCTTATCTCTTTAGTGAGAAGTGTGCCTTGAACTCCTTAACAACCGGTTGGCCGTTAACCGTCTCACGGTAGGTTACCGTGAACCAGTAGTCCGTAGCAGGTAGCGGTGTACCGTTGTAGGTACCGTCCCAGCCCTCACTCTCTTCGGTGGCACTGATCTGCTTGATCAGCTTGCCGTAACGGTCAAAAATGTACACCTTAGCATCAGGCTGGTTCAACCCTATGATGTTCCAGGTATCGTGGTAACCGTCACCGTTAGGGGTGAAGTAATGCGGATAGTCCACAAGGCTTACGCCCTCTATGGCAATCTCATCACACGCAAACTCCGTACTAACATCCCTTACATATACCGTATGGGTGCCTGCAGGTACATCGGTAAATACATTGCTGCTCTGCCACATGCCGTCCTCATCAAGCTTGTACTCGTATTCTCCATACCCTTCAACAAACACCGTGATAACCTGGTTGTCGCTGAAGTAGTTGGTCACCTCATAACCAACACCAACAGGGCTGGCAGGGCCGCTCTTCTGAACCTGGAAGGCTGCTGAGATATCAGAGATACAGTTCAGTGGTGCAGGGCCTGTTACCTCTACAGTATAGTTACCCTCGGCTATCGCCTCATAGGTAGGAGATGCCGGGTCATAATCGGTCAGTTCCACTCCGTCAAGGTACCACACAAAGCTGTAGCCCATACCGCTCGGGATGCCGCTGTCCAGGGTTACTGTCCTTAACACATCGTGGTAGTGTAGTCCACACAGATCGTATCACTGCCGTCCACCGAGGTGATCACAGGCTCAGGCAATCTTTCCACTATAAGGGTGATCTCCGTGATGTCATGGCAACCGCTGATGGTCGAGGTGTTGGTCACCCTTGCATAGATGGTCATAACATCGGCAGTGGTGTTCACATACACCGTAGGGTCCGCTATAGGGTTGGTTGCATTATCTGCATCCTCAAAGCTCTCATAGTAGGCAACACTGTAGTCCGCAGGGTCCTGCGCTCCCAGTATCTCCGCATCGAAGACACTAAGGTCAAAGGCATGCATACCGTCGTTTGTACCGTCATCATCACAGGTAGACAGCGATGGGTCGGCAGGGGCGTTGGCTACTGCGGCCTCCTCCACCAGGAGCTGCATCGGTGCGGTGGTGGTACAGCCGCTCTCTATGTGCTGTACCCATACAAGGATATCCTGTGGCGTGCTTATGTTGTTGTACTGGTTCGGCAGTGCTGTGCCCGCATCAAGGGCTGCCTGGTCAAAGTAGAACCTTACAAGGTAATCGTTCGGGTCGGCATCCTCTCCCAGTATCTCAGGGATGTGGCTGCTTAGTATAAAGGTGGCAAAACCATCGGTGTTCTGCTCACAGATCGCATAGGCAGGGATCGCCCCGTTCTCGCCCAATGCAGGCAGCGGGTTAACGATAAGCTCAAGCTCAACGATCTGGTAACATACAGCATCATTCGGGTTGCCCGTGTTGGCCTCTACCCTTACATAGATGGTAGCCGTACCGCTTACAAACTGCGTAGGGTCCGCTATGGCGTTTATATCCTGGTCCGCATCATCATAAGTAAGGTGGTAGCTTAAGATAAGGTTCGGCTCGTTGTCCATGATATCTGCTGCTGCCTGGGTAAGGTCAAACTCCTCCTGGCCGTCCCCCGCATTGTTGTCATCACATAACACAAGGGCATCAGGGGTCGTATTCGGTGTAGGTAACGGAAGTACCTTTATGGTCATGGTAGTGTAGCTCTTACACCCTGCAAGGGTGATAACCTCTACCGTTAATGTCATCGGGTTGGAGGTGTTCACATAAGCAGTAGGGTCGGCAATCGGTGTGGTTGCCCCCGGCTCATAGTAGTTAACCGTGTAGCCAAGGCCTACCCCGAATGGGCCCAGTATCGTGTTCTCCATTACCGTAAGGTCAAACTCCGTGGTCATATCATTCGGCAGGGCCTCGTTACATACGCTAAGTACAGGCGGACGTGTTAAGGCAAGCGGGATATTGATATGGATGGTGAAGCTCTCGATGCTGTAGCAGCCCGTGGCAACATCCTCAATCCTTACATAGATAACCTCTCCGTCCTGGGCCGTGTAGCCCGCAGCGTTGGTAATCCTCGGTGCGCCGTTCTGGGCTGCCGTAAGGTTATTGAAGTAATGGATGATATAATCCGACGGGTCCGCATTGCCTAAGTGCTCCAGTATGTAGCTGTCCTGAACCGTAAGGTCCACGGCTGCCATGGCATCCTGGTCGTTGTTGTCCGTATCACAAAGGGTGATGTCCTGAAGGTCCGCATCAATCTGAGGGTATCCACAACAATAAGGTTAAGCGCATAGGCCGTAGCCGTATAACAGCCCGTTACCGTGTTCTCCACCCTTACATAGATGGTCTGGTTATAGGCATTGGTATTGGTATAGTTGTCCGTATTAGGGATGGCGTTGATACCCAGTTCCGCATCCTGTGCCGTCTCGTGGAAGGTTACAGAAAGGTTCTCTCCGTTGTTGATCATATCCTCAACAAGGGCATCAAGGTCAAACTGGGCATGGCCGTCACTGTCTGGGTCACACATGGTAAGGTCTTCCTGGGAAGGGGGAACCACTATCGGTAGCGGCTCTACCCTGATATCAAGCAATACGATCCTGTAGCAGCCCGTAGCCTCAAAGGTAACCCTTACATAGATCGCCTCGGCATTGCTCTGGTTGGTATACGCCTGCGGGTTCTGTATTTCATTTATGTTAGCATCAGCATCCGCAAGGGTATGGTGGAAGGTAACATTGATTCCCGTCTGGACCCCGATGATCTCAGGGATCTTAGTGGTAAGGTCAAACTCCTCAACCTCGTCAGGCTGCCCTCCTATAGTGTTCACATCACATAATGTGTATGGTGTAGGCTGGGTAGCAACAGGTAGCGGGTTGACGATAAGCTCCAGTTCCACGATGTCATAACAGCCCGTTGCATTGTCCGTTACCCTTACATAAACAGGGGAATCGGTATTGGTAGCCGTGTAGCTGCCCGGGGTCGCAATGGCAGGGGTATTGGCCTGTGCTGCCTCAAGGGTCGCAAAATAGCCAACCGTGTACAGTGCAGGGTCCAATCCGCCAAGTATCTCAGACTCTCTTGAAGGAAGTACAAAGATACCCTCACCGTCAGTATCATCCGGACCGTTGTCGCATAGTGCATATGGTGCCGGTTCGGTGGCGATAGGCGCCTGGTGAACAATCAGCTGAAGCTCCTCGATGTCATAACAAACCGTAAAGGCCGAAGATACCCTGATGTAAAGCGTCTGGGTGTTCGCCTCGATATTGGTATAGTCAACAGGGTCAATGGCATTGGTACCAAACTCCGCGTCATCCATGGTCTCGTGCGCAGTTACCGTAACATCGGTAAGCTGTGATTCTATATAGTCAATTACCGACTGTACGTCGAAATTCTCAAAACCGTCATTGTCAAAGGCACATTCCTCAAGGGCTGTCAGTGCAGGGGCAATAGGTGCAGGGTCAACATGAAGGGTAATCTGAACTGCCGTCCAGCAGCCCGTTACACTGCTCTGTAACCTTGCCCATATCTGGGCCATATCAGGGGCAACATAGATATCAGGAAGCTGCGTGGCAGCATCGCCTGTCTCTGCCTCTATCTGGCTGCTATAGTAACTAACCGTTACCGATGATACTCCCGAAGCAAGGGCTGAATCATGGCTGTGAAGGTCAAAGTCTGCCTGGCCCGGTACCTCCTCACACTCGTGGAAGTCCGTCTGCGCGCTGTCATAAATCGGAAGCGGGGTTACAACCAAATCAAAATCAAAGACATCATAACACGTGGTTACCGTGTTCTCCAATCTTACATAGATCATCTGAGGGTTGGAAAGGTTCGCATAAGTTGTCAGGTTAACGATAGGGTTGGTAGCCGTCTCAGCATCATTAGCCGTCTCATAGTAGCTTACCGCATAATCAGGGTTGCCACCGGTTACCTCCAAATCCTTACTCGTTAAGTCAAACTCCTCAATCCCGTCAGGGGTCATGTAGTCCGTCTGGTCACATAATACGTAGTCGGTTAACGGCGCTGCTGGAGCAGGAAGCGGATTGATGATTACATCAAAACTATCTTCGTCATCACATGTATAAGGAGCTGTACCTGTTATTACATAAACATATATTGTTTGTGATGTAGAAACAACATCTCCAGGATTCATTTGAGTCCCTGTACCCTGCGTACCTGTAAAGTAAGACCCCAAGGTAAGGGCAGGAAGCGTATATCCAGTATCCACACAAGCCTCATAAGGACCTGCAGGCAATACTACTTCGGGCTGAGGGTTAACAATTAACTCCAGTTCAGTTGTATTATAAGCCTCTGCAAGAGTATTATTTTGTACTCTTATATAAATAATAGTATCAGGTCCTCCTAAATAAGCTGTAGGATCAGCGATTTCTGTTCCAGGAACCGGAACTGCCGCATCAGCATCAGCTTCATTTTCGTAATATGTAATTGTGTATTGCGCAGGGTCTGTTAAACCTTCTACAATCTGATCTTCATAGATGGTTAAATCAAATATTTCCTCACCATCATATGGAGCAGGCTCACAAATTGCGATAGGATCAAGCTCAGGAAGCGGAACTTCGCAGTCAATTATATTTAATGTAAAGCTACGTGTAATGACACAGCCGTTAAGGTAAGGAATAAGAGCTACAAATATTTCCTGGCCATTAGTAGCCTCATAAGTAGAAGGAGTAAATATAGGATTACCTTCTTCAAGGTCTTCCATAGACTCGAAGTAGATTAGATCATATAAAACTGTATTTCCTTGTGTTATTGTTGTTGTATTTTGAGTAAGATCAAAAACCATAGGAGCTGTTATATCTCCACACTGAGTAAGATCTACCGGATCATTAAATTCTATATTAGGCTGGAACTCAACTCTTATTGAATCTTCCAGCTGACAATCAGGGTTAGAAACAAAAGATGCCAATATTGTATAAATACCAGGTTCTGTTACCGTTATAGTTTCTGTAGTTACAGGCTGACCAAATTCATCCAATATAAGCTCTCCATCTTTTTCCCACTGATAGGTAAAAGAAGCTCCTTCTGTATTTTCAGCACTAAGCACATAAAAATCTTCAGGACAAAGGGCACCACCATTTGCTATAGTCAAATCTTCCGGAAGTACCGGCTGACCGATATTAAAACTACCCGCCTCAAGGAATACAGCTGAATCTAAAGCATTATCGTTCCTGTCTGCAATAACCAGTTTGATATGATAAACATCTCCCGGCTCAACATCAGATTCTGCCGTCATAACAACAGTTTGGCCATTAAAGTCGATAGGAGCAACTGCATTACCCGGAGCGTTGCCATTATACTGGGCAAAAAATGCTTCGTTTGCCGAAGGACATCCTCCATTATAAAGGTTATTTCTAATCGAGGTTACTGCTACAGGAGTAGTAGTTCCCGGAATTACCGCAAGGTTAGTTACCGGACCGCCCGTTGATATATTGTTAAGGAAAAAGGCAAATGCATCTGAGAAAGCACACTGGAAGACTCCATATTCTTCAGAAGCAAACAGGAAGTCAAAACTCATATGGTTTGAAATTGGAGTAAAATCAAACTCTATAATGGTGGCATCGTTATACTGGATAACATCAAAACCAAGTCCCTGCATATAAGTTAACAACTGACCATCTCCTGCCCAGTTTCCTCCGGAAAGCGTACCGTCTCCCGGCGGCACATTTGTATTAGGCCCACCTGCCTGAAGAGCATTCCCCGATTGAAGGATAAGACCCGACTGAATAGGGAAACTAGAGTTGTTACCCTCAAAGTAACCAATACCATTAACTGTAAGTCCAAAATTTGTTCCTGTACTCCATGTGATATTTTCTATACCTACACAGTCTACACCAATAAGTACATCCCTAACAAGTTCTTGAACCGTGTATTTGTTTTGTGTAACAGTAACGAAATTTGAAGATGGCTGATCTATATCTGTACAGCTTGTACAGGCTGGAATTGGATCTGTAGTATCACTGGTTACGATTACCTGATTTTGTAACGGCCCTACTGTTTGATGATAGTCATCCGGAATTTCTATACTTACCTCATAAGTCATAGACTCTCCTGCTGCCAATACCGGTATAATATTGTGCATGGTACCTGTACCGGAAGTACCATTACCTACCCATGACATTAAAATAATCTGATAAGGTTTAGTATCGTGTACTATCACATTGTAAGCATCACTAGGACCTGGGTTAGTTACCGTAATGGTATAAATAGTTTGAGTACCGGCAACATAAGTACTCTGCCCGTTCGTTTTAACCGTTACAAGGTTTGCCATCGGATTTGGAGTAGCTGTATGTATACAATCAGGACAAGCCGGGTTTGGATCCGGAGTTGAACTTGTAACCTGAACCTCATTTACAATATTTGCAGTTTGGTTAAAGTTACTTGGTACCGGCATCACTAACTGGTAAGTTACAACCTCACCTACTGCTATTGCAGCAATATTATCTGTAAGGTTACCTGTACCAGAAGTACCGTTGCTTCCGGACCATGTTACTGTAGTTGGGTCTATACCCGCAGGTATAATATCAGAAACATCTACGTTTTGTGCTTCTGTAGGACCCATGTTTTCTATTGTAATTGTATATACCGCATCCATTCCTGCTGTATAAGTAGAACCTGATGCCAGTGTTTTAGTCACTACTAAATCTGCAGAAGCAGTATCACTATCTGTATCCACACAAGCAGCACATGACGGATCAGGATCCGGAGTTGAGCTCGTTACAGTAGTTTCGCTTGTTAGTAAACCCGTATATCCTACAGGAATATCAAGCGTGATAGTATAAGTAACTACATCTCCTGCAGGAAGTGAAGCAATAAGATCAGACAAAGCTGTATTAACTCCTGACGAACCGTTGTCTCCTACCCATGAGAAGTTTGTTATTCCTGCAGGAATAGCATTATCAACCTGAACGTTTGCAGCTGCAGTAGGACCATTGTTTGTTACAGTTACTGTATAAACAGAAGTAGTTCCTGCAGTATATATATTTTGGTTATTTGTATTTACTACAACTATGTCAGCTGAAGCTGATTCATAATCCGTATCGGTACAAAACTCACATGTACCGTCAGTTTCAGGAGTTGAAGTTGTTGCCGAAGCACTAACAACAAAATTACCGGTAAATCCGGCAGGAACATCTACAGTAAGGGTATAAGTAACTGTTTGTCCTACGTTTAATGTACCTATATTATTTGTTAAGTTGGCCTGTGTTCCTGAAGAACCGTTACTTCCCGTCCAAGTTACATTAGTAACAGATGCCGGAACGGCGAAAAACGCATTAACGTTAGCCGCAGCAACAGTACCGTTATTAGAAACAGTTATCGTATAAACAGAAGGTGAGCCCGGAGTATAAACTTCCTGCCCATCAGTATTTACAATTACGATATCTGTACCTACAGAAGGATAATCTGTATCCGTACACTGATCACATGTAGGAGTAGGATCGTTTACACCATCATAAGTAACAGTACTCACAATAGGATTTGTAAAACCTACAGGAACATCAAGTGTAACAGTATAAGTTACCGTAGTACCTACAGGTAATGATGCGATAACGTCATTAATAGCAACGTTAGTTCCTGAAGAACCGTTATCACCCGTCCAAGAGAAATTTGTTATTCCAGCAGGAATAGGATTGTTAACTGCAACGTTTGCAGCATCTTCAGGACCATTATTGGTTACCGTTACCGTATATACCGATTGTGTACCAGGGATATAATTAGTTTGTCCGTTTGTATTAACAACCTCTATATCCGATAAAGTATCGTAAGTCACTATTGCATCTGGCAGAGGGTCAGTAAATGTACCTGGTATCTGGATGTTAATAGTGTAACTCACCGTTTGGTTTACACCAAGCGTGGCAATAGTACTGTTTACAGGTACGTTTGTACCTGATGTACCGTTACTCCCCGTCCACCAAAACCTTACAATTCCGTTTGGAATAGGAAGGAGTCCGGGAGGAATAGCATAATACGTATTTACATTTGATGCCGGAGATGGTCCGTTGTTTGTTACCATAATGGTAAACGTTAGTAGTTCTCCCCCCTCATATTCATTAGTGGGATTAGTACTAAAAACGACCAAATCAGACTGCGCATACGTAGTAATTGTTGTTAAAAACAAAAACGCTGTTAGTAGTAATCTAATCATATAGCAAATTTTATTAATGAGCCGTTAGTAATCAATTTAATAAACACTTAAAAAAATGTTAGGATATTAAAAAATCAAATATAATTATTCAATAAAATATTAGCAGTTAAATTTCAAAAAATCACAAAATTCATGAAAATTTCAAAAATTATTAACTCTAATATCCCTTAAAATAAATATAATCCTACTTCATTGTAACAACTGTAATGTAATTTACCCTACCCCTTTATTAATATTTTTTTAGCAATTGTTTGTACCTTTGCAACCTAAATATCTGTAAGACATGGAAAAAATAAATATACAGCCTACGCAAAATCCTTCAATCCTAAAGTTTGAGTTCAGCGATTTTATAGCTAAAAACGGCAACTACGAATACAAAAACATTGATGAAACAGCCAGCTCACCACTAGCAAAGCAGCTTTTCTTCCTTCCGTTTGTAAAGACGGTTTATATATCGGGGAACTTTATAGCTATCGAAAAGTATTCAATTGTTGAATGGGAAGACGTTCAGGATGATGTAGCTTCTCAAATTGAAGATTTTGTAAACAAAGGCGGTGAAATATTAAAAGAAGAAGCCGAAACTACAAAGAAAGTACCTTCTACAGTATATGTAGAGAGCACTCCTAACCCTGCGGTATTAAAGTTTGTTTCTAACAAAAGGCTTACTAAAACACCTGCTGAGTTTAAGAACATAGATGAAACGCTTCCGTCGCCGTTAGCAAAAGAGCTTTTCAAGTTTCCGTTTGTTAAGGAAGTATTTATTGATGAGAATTACGTATCAATCACTAAATATGCAGTAACAGAATGGGATGAGATAACTGCCGAAATACGTTCGTTTATTAAAGTATTTATTGAAGAAGGCAAGACAGTAATAGACGAGTCATTATTACAAAAGGCACCACAAAGCGAAAAACAGCAGGAAGCTTACTTTGACTCTCTTGACTCTACCTCTCAACGCATTATCAATATACTGGAAGAGTATGTAAAACCTGCAGTAGCCGGAGACGGTGGTAATATTGCTTTTGATTCGTATGATGAAAAAGAGAAGCGTGTTAAGGTTATTCTTCAGGGAGCCTGCAGCGGATGCCCTTCGTCGACATTTACCCTTAAGAGCGGTATTGAGAATATGCTGAAGGACATGCTTAACGACCATGATATTAAAGTAGAAGCACTAAACGCTTAATCATAAAAATCCCGGCTTAGCCGGGATTTTTTTATTTGTTATCTGTATCTGGAGATTCCTGTTTATTTTCCGGCTTTACCTCCTCTACCGGTTTAGCTGTATCATCCGGATTGCCTTGAGGCTGTACAACTCCTCCGTCTTCCCTGCCGCCTTCATCCACAACCTGATTAAGTTCTTCATTATATTGGGATTCCGGAATCTCCTCTCCCGTTTTACTGAAAATCTTAATTTTAGGATTATCCTGGTTACCCGTTACTACTACCGGCACACCAATAATACCCAGTGGCGGCAAGCCTAACCTTATTCGTAAATCAAGATCACCTTTTAAACTGGTTTTCCCTTCTATTTTTGGCCTGAAACCTGAAACCTTAAACTTAAAAGGCTCCATTGTAATGATACTGTTCTTTATAGTCGATTTGATTTCTATATCCTCAAGGTGCGGATCGCTCAACCCTTCCTTACCGGTTTTTGAGCTTAATACATTAAACAGTTTATATCCCGAAACCTTTACATCGCGTACCCATAAAGTACCACCCCCTTTTAAGGATTCATAAACCGGAGCCATTTCAGCATTCAAATCGCCTTCTACGGTATAGTCGGCAGAAATAATTCCTTCGGCATTCTCGGCCGATGAAGCCAGTTCCCTAAACAACGGAATTTCCTCATAGGCCTTTTTCACATCAAAGTCTTTAGCCTTTAGATGCAGCTTAAAGCTGGCCGAGGTGAGCGACTCATCATCATAATCGGCATCAATACCTACCTTACATCCTATAACAGAAAAAGAACCGTTTTGAAGTACCAGCTTACCTTTATTAATAGCAACCCTGCCTGAAAGATCATTTAAAACAATACCTGTATACTCTACTGTTTTAGCATTTGCATTGAGTTCTAAATCGACATTTGGAGGTAAAGTCACTACACCTGACTGTTGCGGACTTTGCTCTACCACTACTTTTTCATCTGCCTCTTTATCAGCAGCTCCTTGTGAAGCCATAAATTCTTCAACATTTATCACTCGTGAATTATTGGTAAAGCTCCCTTTTATTGTGGTATTAGAATCAAAAAAGTAGTTTACCGCATTAAACAGATAACCGTTTAATGAAAAATCCGACTTACCGTAAGTAGCACTAAAAGAATTGAACCACATCTTTTCATTCTCAAAAGTAAATTTGCCCTCACTTATATTAAATACCTTAGGAAAATATTCTGTAGCTGCAGTAATATCCCTTAGCAGCAATGTTCCTTTATTATTAAGCTTATTGTATTGACCGTTTACAGCATAACTTTGCCTACCCTGCAGAGAAAGGTCGGCTTTGGCATAACCGTGTATATCAACACCTTCTACCGCAAATACTTTATAAATCTTAGCAATATCAAGTTCCCCCTTAGCCTGTATATCATACACCACATCATTAAAGTTGGAAAGCGTTGCATTTATATAGACCGGGTTATCTTCAAAAATAAATGATGCCGGGGTAACGGCAATTTTTAAATCCTCAAAAGTACCTTCGTTGTTCTGCACCGAGGCAATCAGTTTTATATCTGTTATAGGATTAGGATAATACTTTGTTTTAAGCTCTCCGTTTTGCAGGCTAAAGCCTCCGCTTGTTTTTGGAAAAAGCCCCTTATCCTTATTAAAAACACCTCTTGCTTTTATATCTGCCTTAAGGGTTCCTGTTATATCAAAAGCATTAATCCCTATTGTATTGTTAAGTGTTTTAAGGT
Proteins encoded:
- a CDS encoding choice-of-anchor L domain-containing protein; translation: MIRLLLTAFLFLTTITTYAQSDLVVFSTNPTNEYEGGELLTFTIMVTNNGPSPASNVNTYYAIPPGLLPIPNGIVRFWWTGSNGTSGTNVPVNSTIATLGVNQTVSYTINIQIPGTFTDPLPDAIVTYDTLSDIEVVNTNGQTNYIPGTQSVYTVTVTNNGPEDAANVAVNNPIPAGITNFSWTGDNGSSGTNVAINDVIASLPVGTTVTYTVTLDVPVGFTNPIVSTVTYDGVNDPTPTCDQCTDTDYPSVGTDIVIVNTDGQEVYTPGSPSVYTITVSNNGTVAAANVNAFFAVPASVTNVTWTGSNGSSGTQANLTNNIGTLNVGQTVTYTLTVDVPAGFTGNFVVSASATTSTPETDGTCEFCTDTDYESASADIVVVNTNNQNIYTAGTTSVYTVTVTNNGPTAAANVQVDNAIPAGITNFSWVGDNGSSGVNTALSDLIASLPAGDVVTYTITLDIPVGYTGLLTSETTVTSSTPDPDPSCAACVDTDSDTASADLVVTKTLASGSTYTAGMDAVYTITIENMGPTEAQNVDVSDIIPAGIDPTTVTWSGSNGTSGTGNLTDNIAAIAVGEVVTYQLVMPVPSNFNQTANIVNEVQVTSSTPDPNPACPDCIHTATPNPMANLVTVKTNGQSTYVAGTQTIYTITVTNPGPSDAYNVIVHDTKPYQIILMSWVGNGTSGTGTMHNIIPVLAAGESMTYEVSIEIPDDYHQTVGPLQNQVIVTSDTTDPIPACTSCTDIDQPSSNFVTVTQNKYTVQELVRDVLIGVDCVGIENITWSTGTNFGLTVNGIGYFEGNNSSFPIQSGLILQSGNALQAGGPNTNVPPGDGTLSGGNWAGDGQLLTYMQGLGFDVIQYNDATIIEFDFTPISNHMSFDFLFASEEYGVFQCAFSDAFAFFLNNISTGGPVTNLAVIPGTTTPVAVTSIRNNLYNGGCPSANEAFFAQYNGNAPGNAVAPIDFNGQTVVMTAESDVEPGDVYHIKLVIADRNDNALDSAVFLEAGSFNIGQPVLPEDLTIANGGALCPEDFYVLSAENTEGASFTYQWEKDGELILDEFGQPVTTETITVTEPGIYTILASFVSNPDCQLEDSIRVEFQPNIEFNDPVDLTQCGDITAPMVFDLTQNTTTITQGNTVLYDLIYFESMEDLEEGNPIFTPSTYEATNGQEIFVALIPYLNGCVITRSFTLNIIDCEVPLPELDPIAICEPAPYDGEEIFDLTIYEDQIVEGLTDPAQYTITYYENEADADAAVPVPGTEIADPTAYLGGPDTIIYIRVQNNTLAEAYNTTELELIVNPQPEVVLPAGPYEACVDTGYTLPALTLGSYFTGTQGTGTQMNPGDVVSTSQTIYVYVITGTAPYTCDDEDSFDVIINPLPAPAAPLTDYVLCDQTDYMTPDGIEEFDLTSKDLEVTGGNPDYAVSYYETANDAETATNPIVNLTTYANLSNPQMIYVRLENTVTTCYDVFDFDLVVTPLPIYDSAQTDFHECEEVPGQADFDLHSHDSALASGVSSVTVSYYSSQIEAETGDAATQLPDIYVAPDMAQIWARLQSSVTGCWTAVQITLHVDPAPIAPALTALEECAFDNDGFENFDVQSVIDYIESQLTDVTVTAHETMDDAEFGTNAIDPVDYTNIEANTQTLYIRVSSAFTVCYDIEELQLIVHQAPIATEPAPYALCDNGPDDTDGEGIFVLPSRESEILGGLDPALYTVGYFATLEAAQANTPAIATPGSYTATNTDSPVYVRVTDNATGCYDIVELELIVNPLPVATQPTPYTLCDVNTIGGQPDEVEEFDLTTKIPEIIGVQTGINVTFHHTLADADANINEIQNPQAYTNQSNAEAIYVRVTFEATGCYRIVLLDIRVEPLPIVVPPSQEDLTMCDPDSDGHAQFDLDALVEDMINNGENLSVTFHETAQDAELGINAIPNTDNYTNTNAYNQTIYVRVENTVTGCYTATAYALNLIVVDTLRLMRTFRTSPFVIRTTTTRMPWQPWTLRFRTATYWST
- a CDS encoding NifU family protein: MEKINIQPTQNPSILKFEFSDFIAKNGNYEYKNIDETASSPLAKQLFFLPFVKTVYISGNFIAIEKYSIVEWEDVQDDVASQIEDFVNKGGEILKEEAETTKKVPSTVYVESTPNPAVLKFVSNKRLTKTPAEFKNIDETLPSPLAKELFKFPFVKEVFIDENYVSITKYAVTEWDEITAEIRSFIKVFIEEGKTVIDESLLQKAPQSEKQQEAYFDSLDSTSQRIINILEEYVKPAVAGDGGNIAFDSYDEKEKRVKVILQGACSGCPSSTFTLKSGIENMLKDMLNDHDIKVEALNA